One window from the genome of Oryctolagus cuniculus chromosome 1, mOryCun1.1, whole genome shotgun sequence encodes:
- the LOC100338040 gene encoding olfactory receptor 4C16 encodes MQLNNNVTEFILLGMTQDPIRKKIVFAIFLLIYLGTLLGNLLILVTIKTSQALGSPMYFFLFYLSLSDTCLSTSIAPRMIVDALLKNTTISFSECMTQVFSAHMFGCLEIFILVLMAADRYVAICKPLHYMTIMSHRVCGVLVAVAWVGSCVHSSAQISLALSLPFCGPNVIDHYFCDLQPLLKLACADTYVINLLLVSNSGAICTVSFVLLMFSYVIILRSLRNHSAEGRRKALSTCISHIIVVILFFGPCIFIYTRPATTFPMDKMIAVFYTIGTPLINPLIYTLRNAEVKNAMKRLWSKKLISDDTR; translated from the coding sequence ATGCAGCTAAATAATAATGTGACTGAATTCATTCTGCTTGGAATGACACAGGATCCTATTAGGAAGAAAATAGTGTTTGCCATTTTCTTGCTTATCTACTTGGGCACGTTGTTGGGTAACTTGCTGATTCTTGTTACCATCAAGACCAGTCAGGCTCTTGGGAGCCCAAtgtacttctttcttttctacttATCCTTATCTGATACTTGCCTCTCTACTTCCATAGCTCCTAGAATGATTGTGGATGCACTTTTGAAGAATACTACTATTTCTTTCAGTGAATGCATGACCCAAGTCTTTTCTGCCCATATGTTTGGCTGCCTGGAGATCTTCATCCTTGTCCTCATGGCTGctgaccgctatgtggccatctgtaagCCCTTGCACTACATGACCATCATGAGCCACAGGGTATGTGGTGTGctggtggctgtggcctgggtggggTCCTGTGTGCATTCTTCAGCACAGATTTCCCTTGCCTTGAGTTTACCTTTCTGTGGGCCTAATGTGATTGATCACTATTTCTGTGACTTGCAACCGTTGTTGAAACTTGCCTGTGCAGACACCTATGTGATCAACCTACTCCTGGTATCCAATAGTGGGGCCATTTGCACAGTGAGTTTTGTCTTGCTGATGTTCTCTTATGTGATCATCCTGCGTTCTCTGAGGAACCACAgcgctgaagggaggagaaaagccCTCTCTACCTGCATCTCTCACATCATTGTGGTCATCCTGTTCTTTGGTCCTTGCATATTCATATACACACGCCCTGCCACCACTTTCCCTATGGATAAGATGATAGCTGTGTTTTATACAATTGGAACACCATTGATCAATCCTCTGATTTATACACTGAGAAATGCAGAAGTGAAAAATGCCATGAAGAGACTGTGGAGCAAGAAGTTGATCTCAGATGACACAAGATGA